The segment AAAGCCCAAGGCCGGTGCCTCCAAGTTCGCGCGAGCGCGCTTTGTCTACGCGGTAAAAGCGCTCAAAAATACGGGGGATATCTTTTGCGGGTATTCCTGAGCCGGAGTCTTCGACGACAATCTTTATTTTCTCCGCAAGGGTTTCGGAATAAATTCGTACGGAACCTTTTTCCTTATTGTACTTAATAGCATTGTTGATCAGGTTGGCAAAGACCTGTTCAATCTTGCTCTTGTCGGCAACAATCTCCAGGCTTTGGGGTAATTCGATTTTAATCTCAACTGCCTTCTTTTTTGCCTGCGACTTAAATCCCAGTATAACCTCATCAACCAGTTTAGCGATAACAAATTTTTCCTTATTCAGCACGATTTCTTTGGATTCGATATGCGAAAGCTCCAGTAAATCATTAATTAAAGTATTTAGCCTGTCAGCGTGCGTATTGATGATCTTGAGGAAATGGACGCTGTTTTCTTTGTCCTCTAAAGCCCCTTCAAGCAAGGTTTCCACAAAGCCTTTTATAGAGGTAAGCGGGGTTTTCAGTTCGTGCGAAACATTGGCCACGAAATCCCGGCGCATAGCCTCTAGGCGCCTAATTTCAGTAATATCGTGAATAACTAAAAGGCAGCCGCTGGTTGCTTTAGATTCAAAAATCGGGGAGGCATTCACCTGAAATACTTTTTGTACCGGCCAAATAAGGGTTAGCTCTTTAGAAACAAGTTGCCCGCTTTTTAAAACTAAAGCAATTACTTCGGCTACATCATTATTAGGGAATACTTCCAGGAAAATCCTGCCTTGGGCGCTCTTTTGGGAGATATTAAAAATTTTTTCGGCTGTAGGATTAAGCCAGAGCAGGCGGGTATCTTTATCCACCGCAATCACTCCCTCAACCATGCTGTTTAATATGGCGTGGATGCGGTTGTTCTCAGTTTCTAAAATGTTAATCCGTTTTTTGAATATTTCCAGTTCGGAATTTAATTCAATGATTTTCTTCTTTAGGCGCAAATCAAACAACTTTCAATCCTCGGTTTCAAAACGGTAACCGTAATTTTTCACTGTGATAATATGCTTAGCTTCGGTTTTAAGTTTTTTACGTAGAGTGCGGATATGCACGTCTACGGTGCGGGTCTGGATCTCCATGGCATGATCAAAACCCCAGATTGTATCCAATAAATAATCCCGCGATAAAACCCTGCCTTTGACCTTAAGCAGTGTCCTTAAAAGCTCAAACTCTTTAGCGGTTAACTCAACCGGTTTATCTTTGACCGTCACACATATCTTGGCAAAATCTATTTTTAAATCTCCTGTCTGGAATATTTCCGGAAGCTTTTCTTTTTCAGTTACCCTGCGCAGGACCGCTTTGATGCGGGCGGCTAACTCACGCGGGCTAAACGGCTTAGTAATATAATCATCCGCACCTAACTCTAAACCTACAACTTTATCCGATTCCTGTCCTTTAGCCGTAAGCATAATGATGGGTATGGCGGCGGCCTTGCTTTCTTTTTTTAAAGCTTTACATACCTCTAAACCATCCATTCCCGGAAGCATTAAATCCAGCAAGATAAGATCCGGATGCTGGCGCACCGCCAGATCCAGAGCATCCTCTCCGTCCCCGGCAGTAATAACCTTAAAACCTTCCTTCTCAAGGTTATACTCAAGCATTTTAATGATATCTTTTTCATCTTCAACAACTAGAATTTTTTCTTTCATTTTTTATTACCCCGGCAAACATTCACACATATCCCGCAGACAAACTGCTCCACCTGGCGCTGTTTTTGAAAACTCTTAAGTTTTTCAAAACATTTGATATGATCAAAATCCGCGGCAGACTCTCGGATTGCCCCTGACGGGCATATCTTAACACAAAGCCGGCACTGCCCGCAATCTTTTTTACTTAACTCATCTGTCTTTAACGGCATGTTGGTTAATATCGAAACTAGCCGAAATTGGCTGCCTAATTTCTCATTCACCAGAAGGTTATTTCTGCCAATCCAGCCTAAACCGGCCAAAACCCCTAATTTCCGGTGCGAAAGATGGGCAATATTATTTTCCCAATCAATGATTTGTGTTGCCGGCACGGCAAGCGCCAAAAAACCTTGTTTCTGGATTATATTGCCTAATCTTAAAGCTATGTGATCTAAAAAAGAATTTACTATTTTGTAATGATGGAAATATAATTTGGTTGGCACAATATCTATTTCAGAAAGCACGGAAGCAGAAAGCATAACTCCTAAACAAATGGCCTTATCAAAATTCTGTGAGATTTTAGGAGAGATCTTAAACTCATCCCTGATCTTGCTTATATCGGCAACCCCAAAAAGATCGATGCCTTCATCAAGGCAAAATTTCTTTAAAGCCAGATAATTTTTATCTTTATCCATCCCCAACCTCGAAACTGTTTCCACTCCAATCGGGAAATAGGGATACCCCGCGTCCCGAACAACTAGGAAATAGTTTCGCCTTTTAGTTTCCTCAAATAAACCATAAGCAGGGAAATTGCCGCGGGGGTCACGCCGGAAATACGCGAGGCCTGGCCCAGATTAAGCGGTTTGAATTTAGCCAGCTTTTCTCTTATCTCCCGGGATATGCCGGCTAAACCGCTATAATCAAAATCCGGCGGCAGTTTGATTTTCTCTATATGCTTAAACCGCTCTACGTCTTTGAGCTGCCTTTGAATGAACCCGGCATATTTTACTTCGATTTCAATCTGCCGCCAAGCGGATTCAGGTATTGAGGTTTTTAATTTATGCATCTTATTTATATCTTTGATGCTTATCTGCGGCCGTTTTAACAATTTTTCCAAAGTTAACGGCTTATTAAAAGGGGCGCAATTAACGCGGGTTTTTCTTAAAAAGATCAGGCCATCTTTAATACCTTGAGCTTTATTTTTTATTTTACGGTAAACATTTTCTTTTACCAAACCCAAATCAAAACCCGCCTTGGCTAAACGCAGGTCCGCGTTGTCCTCACGGATAATTAAACGGTATTCCACTCTTGAGGTAAACATACGGTAGGGTTCAGCCGTGCCTTTAGTAGTTAAATCATCGATTAACACGCCGATATAACTGCTTGCCCGATCTAAGATAAAAGGCTCTTTCTCTTTAAGGCGCAGCGCAGCATTGA is part of the Candidatus Omnitrophota bacterium genome and harbors:
- a CDS encoding 4Fe-4S double cluster binding domain-containing protein, yielding MDKDKNYLALKKFCLDEGIDLFGVADISKIRDEFKISPKISQNFDKAICLGVMLSASVLSEIDIVPTKLYFHHYKIVNSFLDHIALRLGNIIQKQGFLALAVPATQIIDWENNIAHLSHRKLGVLAGLGWIGRNNLLVNEKLGSQFRLVSILTNMPLKTDELSKKDCGQCRLCVKICPSGAIRESAADFDHIKCFEKLKSFQKQRQVEQFVCGICVNVCRGNKK
- a CDS encoding response regulator encodes the protein MKEKILVVEDEKDIIKMLEYNLEKEGFKVITAGDGEDALDLAVRQHPDLILLDLMLPGMDGLEVCKALKKESKAAAIPIIMLTAKGQESDKVVGLELGADDYITKPFSPRELAARIKAVLRRVTEKEKLPEIFQTGDLKIDFAKICVTVKDKPVELTAKEFELLRTLLKVKGRVLSRDYLLDTIWGFDHAMEIQTRTVDVHIRTLRKKLKTEAKHIITVKNYGYRFETED
- a CDS encoding ATP-binding protein; amino-acid sequence: MRLKKKIIELNSELEIFKKRINILETENNRIHAILNSMVEGVIAVDKDTRLLWLNPTAEKIFNISQKSAQGRIFLEVFPNNDVAEVIALVLKSGQLVSKELTLIWPVQKVFQVNASPIFESKATSGCLLVIHDITEIRRLEAMRRDFVANVSHELKTPLTSIKGFVETLLEGALEDKENSVHFLKIINTHADRLNTLINDLLELSHIESKEIVLNKEKFVIAKLVDEVILGFKSQAKKKAVEIKIELPQSLEIVADKSKIEQVFANLINNAIKYNKEKGSVRIYSETLAEKIKIVVEDSGSGIPAKDIPRIFERFYRVDKARSRELGGTGLGLSIVKHIIELHSGSVGVESTEGLGSKFWFIIPQ